A region of Candidatus Obscuribacterales bacterium DNA encodes the following proteins:
- a CDS encoding tetratricopeptide repeat protein, giving the protein MAKKIYFALPLTLVLATVVNCGCLEAATQYKRVTRRAYSHRPRIAMQVPETPANLISVGEKFAQLGDWTNAQAQFEKAITANVNNPVGHYNLGVAAAHLGNYEKAINALNTAIMLKQDYVDAYVELAWVLNKQDKLDDALAAAQKAIAINPESSTAKTNLAAIVERKSALEAKAKPEVATTENLRITSCATAKPSAQEQANLDKALSDAQEKVNVDDKNVEARLALALTYYKRGNLMKAKEETEKAIKLAPNNSTAHGNLGVILGSLGDYAGQIREEKKAITLNGADAIAYVNLGWAQARTGNWMDSYRAYKHAETLDTTCLEAKVGQGIALAKRGRQNEAVALLKQLCDESPKSPLPYIAMGTVRLDRGNLDEAIKLFKQALELEPSNMEASERLAALELGKGDWSSAAARYKELVSRSAGNAECQIGLGLSLSKNGDFKGAEEAFSEAVKLAPANASAHAGLGLSLAARGNKEEAIKEVNKALELNPKEDLAVLLLNNLNKPKAVAGVQ; this is encoded by the coding sequence CTCACGCTAGTTTTAGCGACAGTGGTCAATTGTGGTTGCCTGGAAGCCGCCACTCAGTACAAAAGAGTTACGAGACGAGCTTACAGTCACAGACCGCGAATTGCGATGCAAGTTCCAGAGACGCCGGCGAATTTGATTTCCGTCGGTGAGAAGTTCGCTCAACTGGGCGATTGGACAAACGCTCAGGCACAATTTGAGAAGGCAATTACAGCCAATGTCAACAATCCAGTTGGTCATTACAATTTGGGTGTTGCCGCAGCTCACTTGGGCAATTATGAAAAAGCAATCAACGCTTTGAACACCGCAATCATGCTGAAGCAAGATTATGTTGACGCTTACGTTGAACTCGCATGGGTTTTGAACAAGCAAGACAAATTAGATGACGCTTTGGCAGCAGCACAAAAGGCAATTGCGATTAACCCGGAAAGTTCCACAGCCAAAACAAATTTGGCAGCAATTGTAGAAAGAAAATCCGCTCTTGAAGCAAAAGCAAAACCGGAAGTTGCCACAACTGAGAATTTGCGAATTACAAGTTGCGCAACAGCTAAACCAAGCGCTCAGGAGCAAGCGAATCTCGATAAAGCTCTTAGCGATGCACAAGAAAAGGTAAATGTCGACGATAAAAATGTTGAGGCGAGACTGGCTCTCGCTTTGACCTATTACAAGCGCGGCAATTTGATGAAGGCAAAAGAAGAAACTGAGAAAGCAATCAAGCTTGCACCAAACAACAGCACGGCTCACGGCAATCTTGGTGTCATCTTAGGCAGCCTTGGTGATTACGCCGGACAAATCCGCGAAGAGAAAAAAGCAATTACGCTAAACGGTGCTGATGCAATTGCTTACGTCAATCTTGGTTGGGCACAAGCGCGTACCGGCAACTGGATGGATTCGTATCGTGCCTACAAGCATGCCGAAACCCTGGATACAACTTGCCTGGAAGCCAAAGTTGGTCAAGGAATTGCTTTAGCTAAGCGCGGCCGCCAAAACGAAGCAGTGGCACTACTCAAGCAATTATGTGATGAGTCACCAAAGTCTCCATTGCCTTACATCGCAATGGGCACCGTTAGACTCGACAGAGGCAATTTGGACGAAGCAATTAAGCTCTTCAAGCAAGCCTTGGAGCTTGAGCCTTCCAACATGGAAGCAAGCGAGCGTCTGGCCGCTCTTGAGCTTGGTAAAGGTGATTGGTCATCGGCTGCTGCTCGCTACAAGGAACTAGTTTCCAGATCTGCCGGCAACGCTGAGTGCCAAATTGGCTTGGGTCTTTCCCTTTCCAAAAACGGTGACTTCAAAGGCGCCGAAGAAGCCTTCTCCGAAGCCGTAAAATTGGCTCCGGCAAACGCCTCCGCCCACGCCGGCTTGGGACTCTCCCTAGCTGCCCGCGGCAACAAGGAAGAGGCTATCAAGGAAGTTAATAAAGCTCTTGAATTAAACCCGAAAGAAGACTTAGCGGTCTTGCTTTTGAACAACCTGAACAAGCCAAAGGCTGTTGCGGGAGTACAATAA
- the tsaE gene encoding tRNA (adenosine(37)-N6)-threonylcarbamoyltransferase complex ATPase subunit type 1 TsaE produces the protein MIDTEASKALGRELGKAIEERAVIALLGELGAGKTTLVQGLGEGLDVTETINSPTFTMLNEYHSGRLPLYHLDLYRFSEDPELTFGQTGLELFLAELNEIQQTKGIVVLEWANYLKQYLPDDHLVVKLNYTEDRLGRIATLFANGANSGKILERLPDKVISS, from the coding sequence TTGATTGACACGGAGGCTAGCAAGGCTCTGGGTCGCGAGCTGGGAAAGGCTATCGAGGAACGAGCTGTCATTGCCTTGTTGGGCGAACTGGGTGCCGGCAAGACAACCCTCGTTCAAGGCTTAGGAGAAGGCTTGGACGTCACCGAGACTATAAATAGCCCTACTTTCACGATGCTAAATGAATATCATTCGGGCAGACTACCGCTCTATCATTTAGATCTTTATCGCTTTTCCGAAGATCCCGAGTTAACCTTTGGGCAAACCGGACTTGAATTATTCCTAGCCGAATTGAATGAAATTCAGCAAACTAAAGGCATCGTAGTTTTGGAATGGGCCAACTATCTGAAACAGTATCTTCCCGATGATCACTTGGTCGTTAAGCTAAATTACACGGAAGATCGTCTTGGCAGGATTGCCACACTGTTCGCCAACGGCGCCAACTCCGGCAAAATTCTAGAAAGACTTCCTGACAAAGTTATTTCTTCCTAA
- the topA gene encoding type I DNA topoisomerase, with protein MAKSLVIVESPAKAKTISKILGKDFQVKASIGHVRDLPRNKLGVNVRKNFEPEYEVLREKEPIVKELKEAAKEADKVYLAPDPDREGEAIAWHLSELLNLPKSKLHRIEFNEITKEAVLKAIKSPRQIDKRLVDAQQARRVLDRLVGYKISPLLWRKVNGRSAGRVQSVAVRLICEREAEIDAFDPQEYWSIKGEFSRARSKQAFTAALSKWQGKRVIAATDKQTATSMIISTEKKAKEILKATEGKDFKVSSVTDKESQRQTPPPFITSTLQREAATQLGYPVKKTMQVAQSLYEGVELGSQGPVGLITYMRTDSTRIASEAQDEARAYIKATYGKQYIPDKPKQYTRKANNVQDAHEAIRPTAASHTPESLKGHLNNDQFKLYKLIWERFLASQMTPAELVTTSVEIEAGDAVFRASDTKVKFAGFTLVYNRMASDSDDEEEEKTSLPELKKGEAVNLKKLDPKQHFTQPPPRYSEASLVKTLEELGIGRPSTYAATVATIVDRKYVERLQKQLSPTKLGQAVNLLLVEHFGDIVDVRFTADMEAKLDQIEEDKVEWHGMLKDFYTPFGATLKKAQENMDKVLILSDHKCPTCGQAMAVRSSRFGQFLGCVGYPECKTKIALTKDGQPVPEDRPSEEKCTTCKGPMLIRYGRYGDYLACAAEDCKEQRPILKYTGVACPREGCGGQIIEKKSWRGKMFYGCSHYSAKKCETAFWYPPVISGGPKGDNKCPKCAHLLIYKTLKRGDQIACSVKECGFAEQATGLEKHA; from the coding sequence ATGGCAAAATCACTAGTAATTGTTGAGTCGCCAGCCAAAGCGAAAACAATAAGTAAGATCCTCGGCAAAGATTTTCAGGTCAAGGCATCAATCGGTCACGTTCGCGATCTACCGCGCAATAAGCTGGGAGTGAACGTTCGTAAGAATTTTGAACCGGAGTACGAAGTTCTCCGCGAAAAAGAACCAATCGTAAAAGAATTAAAAGAAGCAGCGAAGGAAGCAGATAAAGTTTACCTGGCACCAGACCCTGACCGTGAAGGTGAAGCCATTGCCTGGCACTTGTCTGAGTTGTTGAACTTGCCGAAGAGCAAATTGCATCGTATTGAGTTCAACGAAATTACAAAAGAAGCTGTTTTAAAAGCGATCAAGTCTCCTCGCCAAATCGATAAGCGTCTAGTTGATGCTCAACAAGCGCGTCGCGTTTTGGATAGATTGGTCGGCTACAAGATAAGCCCACTTCTCTGGCGCAAGGTCAATGGACGTTCGGCTGGTCGCGTACAAAGCGTTGCCGTTCGTTTGATCTGTGAGCGTGAAGCAGAAATTGATGCGTTCGATCCACAAGAATATTGGTCTATTAAAGGTGAATTTTCGCGTGCTCGTTCTAAGCAAGCATTCACGGCTGCTTTGTCCAAGTGGCAAGGTAAGCGTGTTATTGCTGCAACTGATAAGCAAACAGCCACCTCGATGATTATTTCAACCGAGAAAAAGGCAAAAGAAATCCTCAAGGCTACAGAAGGCAAGGATTTCAAAGTCTCTTCAGTTACGGACAAGGAAAGTCAGCGTCAAACACCGCCGCCTTTCATTACATCAACACTGCAGCGTGAAGCAGCAACTCAACTTGGTTATCCGGTAAAGAAAACCATGCAAGTTGCCCAATCACTATATGAAGGTGTCGAGCTTGGCTCGCAAGGACCAGTGGGTCTTATCACCTACATGCGTACCGACTCGACACGTATTGCCAGTGAGGCACAAGATGAAGCGCGTGCTTACATCAAGGCCACCTACGGCAAGCAGTACATTCCGGACAAACCGAAACAATATACGCGTAAAGCTAACAACGTGCAGGATGCCCACGAAGCAATTCGTCCAACTGCAGCTTCCCATACACCGGAGTCTCTCAAGGGACATTTAAACAACGACCAGTTCAAGTTGTACAAGCTGATTTGGGAACGCTTTTTAGCCAGCCAAATGACGCCTGCTGAATTGGTTACAACATCTGTTGAGATAGAAGCTGGTGATGCTGTATTCCGCGCTTCGGACACCAAAGTCAAATTCGCCGGTTTCACACTCGTCTATAACAGAATGGCTAGTGACAGCGATGACGAGGAAGAAGAAAAGACAAGCTTGCCCGAATTGAAAAAAGGCGAAGCGGTCAATTTGAAGAAGCTTGATCCCAAGCAGCACTTCACTCAACCGCCACCACGCTATTCAGAAGCCAGCTTGGTTAAGACGCTTGAAGAACTCGGTATCGGCCGACCATCAACATACGCAGCAACAGTTGCCACAATTGTTGATCGTAAATATGTTGAGCGTTTGCAAAAGCAATTGTCTCCTACCAAATTAGGTCAGGCCGTCAATTTGCTTCTCGTTGAGCACTTCGGCGATATCGTTGATGTTCGCTTTACGGCCGACATGGAAGCCAAACTCGACCAAATAGAAGAAGACAAAGTCGAATGGCACGGCATGCTGAAAGACTTCTACACGCCTTTCGGTGCAACTCTGAAGAAGGCACAAGAGAACATGGACAAAGTCCTTATTCTCTCTGACCACAAGTGTCCAACATGCGGTCAAGCCATGGCAGTGCGTTCATCACGATTTGGTCAGTTCTTGGGCTGCGTCGGTTATCCGGAATGCAAAACCAAAATTGCCTTGACCAAGGATGGACAGCCGGTTCCAGAAGATCGTCCTTCTGAAGAGAAGTGCACGACCTGTAAAGGACCGATGCTTATTCGCTATGGTAGATACGGTGATTATCTTGCTTGCGCAGCAGAAGACTGCAAAGAACAACGTCCGATTCTCAAATACACAGGCGTTGCCTGCCCTCGCGAGGGTTGTGGCGGCCAGATAATTGAGAAGAAGTCGTGGCGCGGCAAAATGTTCTACGGATGCAGCCATTATTCTGCCAAGAAATGCGAAACAGCATTTTGGTACCCGCCTGTTATTTCCGGCGGACCAAAAGGCGACAACAAGTGTCCTAAGTGTGCCCATTTGCTCATCTACAAGACACTTAAGCGCGGCGACCAGATTGCTTGCTCCGTCAAGGAATGCGGTTTTGCTGAACAAGCCACCGGTCTGGAAAAGCACGCGTAA
- a CDS encoding serine protease → MIVEMLMVAALFGSGPQTGSSIDCEIASPVAKPGKHFDVLSESKKDRFIPTLSEGRPALDDNLTVYKGQSQAAVNYCHAVNASVLLIKEGPDMAAAASGQVSCWGRNIWESAGPSAATGFFVDKNGLIATNSHFVRDKKKIFARVADGTLYPTETIYADAQNDIAILRVQKKADSEKFFALKLGSSENLQPGDELNIVGHPLARIDLFISPGKVATLDGETSRQIASIRPDVVQNKFLKLTNHIELGNSGSPVLDKNSKVVAICFARYCRSKGAVPILTLATRAELIQNALDEAKKSR, encoded by the coding sequence ATGATAGTTGAAATGCTCATGGTTGCTGCGTTATTTGGCTCTGGTCCCCAGACTGGGTCTTCGATTGACTGCGAGATAGCCTCTCCTGTCGCTAAGCCGGGTAAGCATTTTGATGTTTTGTCGGAAAGTAAGAAGGACCGTTTTATCCCAACTCTTAGCGAAGGCAGACCGGCTCTTGACGATAACCTGACTGTCTACAAAGGACAGTCACAGGCCGCCGTAAATTACTGTCACGCAGTCAATGCCAGTGTGCTCCTTATCAAAGAAGGTCCGGATATGGCAGCTGCTGCTTCCGGGCAAGTATCCTGCTGGGGGAGAAATATCTGGGAGAGCGCCGGACCGTCTGCCGCCACTGGATTTTTTGTAGACAAGAATGGACTAATCGCTACCAACAGTCATTTCGTTAGAGACAAAAAGAAAATCTTTGCTCGTGTTGCCGACGGTACACTTTATCCAACCGAAACAATTTACGCTGATGCGCAAAACGATATTGCAATTTTGCGAGTACAAAAGAAAGCTGATAGCGAAAAATTTTTCGCGCTGAAATTAGGTTCTTCGGAAAATTTGCAACCAGGTGATGAATTGAACATTGTCGGTCATCCGTTGGCGAGAATCGATTTGTTTATTTCACCTGGAAAAGTAGCAACACTTGATGGAGAAACATCAAGACAAATTGCATCCATAAGGCCTGATGTAGTTCAGAACAAATTTTTGAAACTCACCAACCACATTGAATTAGGAAATTCCGGATCGCCTGTTCTTGACAAAAATTCCAAAGTTGTTGCAATTTGTTTTGCTCGTTATTGTCGCTCGAAAGGTGCCGTTCCAATTTTGACGCTTGCCACCAGAGCAGAACTTATTCAAAACGCTTTAGACGAAGCCAAAAAGAGTAGATGA
- a CDS encoding NAD/NADP octopine/nopaline dehydrogenase family protein, protein MKPPTARRLQPVRRKHAETHRGLFLVDNKPESPLPSAVAAASIGVIGSGNTGLALACYLSNQQHSVSILTRDQQKVEALSKFKHIGAEGRLEGSFPIQGITADPQEFCATSEIIFVATVATAYRQVVAKLIPHLRPGHQIVLFSSKFGGSLEVSKMIADAGVKGVSVLETDALFACRAQADDYVAIKGIKQWTLFSAPKKSETTRLENLINQFFPDLEAAQNVIQRGITDFGAVAHPVTMLVNMNPIDRKEPFLFYVDGFTEKTVLLLEQMERDFRSVAEAYDTTLIPMHELLKRYYGCEDCCLYNAIRTVPAYQSITAPSTLDHRYISEDVACTLVPLQQLAQKAGVKTPMIDSVVNIATILSGDDLSQSGRTLEKLGWAGKSHKDIIRLINE, encoded by the coding sequence ATGAAACCCCCAACAGCCAGAAGGCTTCAGCCGGTGCGTCGCAAGCACGCTGAAACGCATCGAGGACTGTTTCTTGTTGACAATAAGCCGGAAAGTCCATTGCCATCCGCAGTAGCGGCTGCTTCGATCGGTGTTATTGGTTCAGGAAACACCGGACTGGCTCTCGCTTGTTATTTGTCCAATCAGCAACATTCGGTCTCCATTTTGACCAGAGACCAACAGAAAGTCGAAGCCCTTAGTAAGTTCAAGCACATTGGTGCGGAAGGCCGCCTGGAAGGCTCTTTTCCAATCCAAGGAATTACAGCTGATCCGCAAGAATTTTGTGCGACGTCTGAAATCATTTTTGTAGCAACTGTTGCCACTGCCTACAGGCAAGTCGTAGCCAAGCTCATTCCTCATTTGCGCCCTGGGCATCAGATCGTTCTTTTCTCGAGTAAATTCGGCGGCAGTCTTGAAGTCTCGAAGATGATTGCCGATGCCGGCGTAAAAGGTGTTTCTGTTTTAGAAACAGACGCGCTGTTTGCTTGTCGCGCACAAGCCGATGATTATGTAGCCATCAAAGGCATCAAGCAATGGACACTCTTCTCTGCCCCGAAAAAATCAGAGACCACCCGCTTGGAAAACCTCATCAATCAGTTCTTCCCTGACTTGGAAGCGGCGCAGAATGTAATTCAGAGGGGAATCACCGACTTCGGGGCCGTCGCGCACCCTGTGACGATGCTGGTCAATATGAATCCCATTGATCGCAAAGAGCCGTTTCTCTTTTACGTTGATGGATTTACTGAAAAGACAGTTTTATTGCTGGAACAGATGGAAAGAGATTTCCGTTCGGTTGCAGAAGCGTATGACACAACTCTCATACCGATGCATGAACTTCTCAAGCGTTATTACGGTTGCGAAGATTGCTGCTTGTACAACGCAATTCGCACTGTGCCTGCTTATCAATCAATTACTGCGCCGAGCACGCTTGACCACCGCTATATCAGCGAAGACGTTGCCTGTACGTTAGTACCGCTTCAGCAATTGGCGCAGAAAGCCGGAGTGAAGACTCCTATGATAGACTCAGTGGTTAACATCGCAACCATACTTTCAGGTGATGATTTGAGCCAGTCTGGCCGCACTCTTGAAAAACTTGGTTGGGCTGGTAAATCGCACAAGGATATAATCAGGCTCATCAATGAGTAA
- a CDS encoding DMT family transporter: MSNQGFIVTAWVSLVLLAASIEPIIVKLGYSASCTPFQLLAIKNIVAAIVVLPVTRVWRWVGLKGISKIAGVSTLLLLNNLFVLLGLQSLPAVMVVTLLASTPALVAFINQWLGRDKLDFKFWVGFVLCLTGVAFTVEVNSIGFATAGIGYIALAILCSALYRVRMEDVTAKYSPLVVSNYIFLINACVTAVFLLPLIGNLPQTAWPIGMWMGLAGAIANVAFLMALFLVGSTRISIITMLQPPVVIVAASMILKEPLTIMQIAGIAMVMLGIYMAHVRRIKKEAVPSQTIEALPEAALVGRD, from the coding sequence ATGAGTAATCAGGGTTTTATCGTTACTGCCTGGGTGTCACTTGTACTTTTGGCAGCATCGATTGAACCAATTATCGTAAAACTAGGCTACAGTGCGTCTTGCACTCCTTTTCAGTTGCTGGCCATCAAGAACATAGTGGCGGCAATTGTTGTTTTGCCTGTAACTCGCGTATGGCGATGGGTGGGGCTGAAAGGAATTAGCAAAATTGCCGGAGTCTCGACTCTACTTTTGTTGAATAACTTGTTTGTTCTTTTAGGACTGCAATCATTGCCTGCTGTAATGGTAGTCACATTGTTGGCATCGACACCGGCATTGGTGGCATTCATTAATCAGTGGCTCGGTCGCGACAAACTCGATTTCAAATTCTGGGTTGGGTTTGTTCTGTGCTTAACAGGCGTTGCGTTCACGGTTGAAGTTAATTCGATTGGGTTTGCTACAGCAGGTATTGGCTATATCGCTCTGGCAATTCTTTGCTCTGCGCTATATCGCGTGCGGATGGAAGATGTGACGGCGAAGTACAGCCCCTTGGTTGTATCCAACTACATTTTCTTGATTAATGCTTGTGTTACGGCTGTTTTCCTTTTGCCACTGATAGGCAATTTGCCGCAGACGGCATGGCCTATCGGTATGTGGATGGGCTTAGCCGGCGCAATTGCTAACGTAGCATTTTTGATGGCACTCTTTCTTGTAGGCTCTACACGCATTTCAATCATCACTATGTTGCAGCCACCAGTTGTTATTGTTGCGGCGTCGATGATTTTGAAAGAGCCGTTGACCATTATGCAAATTGCCGGCATTGCTATGGTGATGCTCGGTATTTATATGGCTCACGTAAGACGCATCAAAAAGGAAGCTGTTCCTAGTCAAACTATCGAGGCTTTACCAGAAGCCGCCTTGGTTGGTCGCGATTAG
- a CDS encoding ClC family H(+)/Cl(-) exchange transporter: protein MKSTSHSIGKKVLSLFKEKEHLAIFQACIIGLAAGLAAGVVKWGIDWLGTIRVNYSFALPAYYILPGFGLLGGLIAGFMVEHFAPEASGSGIPQVKALVKGINVPLGFRVAATKLVSGIIAIGSGLALGREGPTVQVGASLAVELNKMLPGAPEHKKHLIAAGAGAGLAAAFGAPLAGVLFIIEELLKDISSVTLGTATIACFIGAIVSRSANAQTLNLNLLEETLRTSFSGWEIPYYVLLGILAGILGSLFNSAVLQCLAFNNHLPLRLTYRVGLAGLMTGLIIYYLPPFFRDNAGLREMLISGQADWQMAAVAFAAQFILTILAYGSGAPGGLFAPSLVLGAALGYLVGLVEQSTLGYGAATTYALAGMGAFFSAVVRVPITAIVIVFEMSNDLNLVSPLMISCIVAFIVGERISKGSIYDKLLDLSFKKQLAKQHAAES from the coding sequence GTGAAGTCAACGTCACACAGTATTGGTAAAAAAGTGTTATCCCTTTTCAAAGAAAAGGAACATCTAGCCATCTTTCAAGCTTGCATAATTGGGCTAGCAGCAGGACTTGCCGCCGGTGTTGTGAAATGGGGTATTGATTGGCTCGGAACAATTAGAGTCAATTACTCATTCGCGTTGCCGGCCTATTACATTCTTCCTGGATTTGGTTTGTTGGGCGGTCTTATCGCCGGATTTATGGTTGAGCACTTTGCACCGGAAGCTTCCGGCAGCGGCATTCCTCAGGTAAAAGCTCTTGTTAAAGGAATAAATGTACCTCTTGGGTTTCGAGTAGCCGCCACCAAGTTAGTAAGTGGCATAATCGCCATTGGCTCAGGTTTAGCGCTAGGACGAGAAGGACCAACGGTTCAAGTCGGCGCATCACTGGCTGTTGAACTCAATAAAATGTTACCGGGTGCACCGGAACACAAGAAGCATTTGATTGCCGCAGGAGCCGGAGCAGGACTTGCTGCCGCTTTCGGCGCACCTTTGGCTGGAGTTTTATTCATCATCGAAGAGTTATTGAAAGACATTTCTTCTGTGACTTTAGGAACAGCAACTATCGCTTGCTTCATCGGAGCTATAGTTTCACGTTCAGCAAACGCACAGACACTCAACTTGAATCTTCTAGAAGAGACTTTGCGAACATCGTTTTCCGGATGGGAAATTCCATATTATGTTTTGCTGGGAATACTTGCGGGCATTTTGGGAAGTTTGTTTAACAGTGCTGTTCTTCAATGTCTCGCCTTCAACAATCACCTTCCTCTTCGCCTAACTTATCGTGTCGGATTAGCGGGGCTAATGACTGGCCTAATCATCTATTACCTGCCGCCATTCTTTCGCGATAATGCCGGGCTGAGAGAAATGCTTATTTCGGGACAAGCTGACTGGCAGATGGCTGCAGTTGCTTTTGCCGCTCAATTTATTTTGACTATACTTGCCTATGGCTCAGGCGCACCAGGCGGACTATTCGCACCAAGCCTGGTGCTTGGAGCTGCATTAGGCTATTTGGTCGGTCTTGTTGAACAATCAACTTTGGGTTACGGAGCCGCTACAACTTACGCACTTGCAGGCATGGGCGCATTTTTCTCTGCTGTTGTGCGTGTGCCCATTACGGCAATTGTTATTGTCTTTGAAATGAGCAACGATTTGAATCTAGTCTCACCGCTTATGATTTCCTGTATTGTTGCATTCATAGTCGGCGAGCGCATTTCGAAAGGCTCTATCTACGACAAGCTTTTGGACCTGTCTTTCAAGAAACAGTTAGCCAAACAACACGCTGCTGAGTCGTAA
- a CDS encoding DUF2339 domain-containing protein, producing the protein MDGDLSNEIQQLRSALEEIATRLTNLEKRIGQQSLTPDIPAAPPATKTEAVAKAPEPVLEPAAKPLAKKQSLEAKIGLYWLNRLGIGLLVLGVVFLILFSFQFFGPFAKIATGYVVGAAMLAGGHWLSTKEGKGNKWIGNNLMGGGWALTYFTTYAMYYFDSVRILNNPIVDLTLLSIVSAAIVAHSLKCQSENLGLLAIILGFITVATSTADAFTALSLTLLLGALSWLVAKTGWSRLYFYGVAAAYGIYIFRLADSFQVSLSEQEGFFARAVVLAIYWLVFNALALTLSEEKTSSRKHLVGGILINNASFTNWSMENMETKYADLRYLYLFFSGLLLTGWASLSRSRNLLTTSRVHMLSALALITAALTMKLSGEWASIVWAAEIPIVVAIGLKNNFRSFRWFAMILSVAILLRFLSVDLDNQTSLVLGPWNIPWTQFIGYFIALCLTIAGCYYKMPLFYSYQGRIEHKYTHYVYFAIASAIAWGMPLDANVKSLLAIAWAYQGLAYLLLGAWLNSKFLRIIAALLYLWAFFAEIGTCDRNSWWISLLTIMSFFVASYVYKSVRRASKLHAYYTGGAVALFTTFLAIHIDKQFVSLCWGLEGLALLALGFKFTDKIYRVFGLAVFGALLFKLLFFDMAKAEFIYRVLSFIAAGIIILIGNFAYWKFSSKDTREGS; encoded by the coding sequence ATGGACGGCGATCTTTCAAACGAGATTCAGCAGCTACGCAGTGCTCTTGAAGAAATAGCAACGCGTTTGACTAACTTGGAAAAAAGAATTGGGCAACAATCGTTAACACCCGATATACCGGCAGCACCTCCGGCAACTAAAACCGAAGCTGTTGCTAAAGCGCCGGAACCTGTTCTGGAGCCTGCGGCTAAACCTCTTGCAAAGAAACAAAGCCTGGAAGCCAAGATCGGACTGTATTGGCTTAACCGTCTTGGCATTGGTCTACTTGTTTTGGGCGTGGTCTTCCTCATTCTCTTTTCCTTTCAATTCTTTGGACCGTTTGCCAAGATCGCAACAGGCTATGTAGTCGGCGCCGCAATGCTGGCCGGCGGACACTGGTTGTCTACAAAAGAAGGCAAAGGAAATAAGTGGATAGGCAACAACCTTATGGGTGGCGGCTGGGCGCTTACGTATTTCACGACGTATGCAATGTATTACTTTGATTCGGTCAGAATCCTCAATAATCCAATTGTTGATTTGACTCTACTTTCTATAGTCTCAGCAGCAATTGTTGCCCATTCATTGAAATGCCAATCGGAAAATCTCGGACTCCTGGCGATTATTCTCGGCTTTATTACGGTTGCAACAAGTACAGCCGATGCTTTCACCGCGCTCAGCCTGACTCTCTTACTTGGTGCACTGTCCTGGCTCGTCGCTAAAACAGGCTGGAGCCGACTCTACTTCTACGGCGTAGCTGCAGCCTACGGTATCTACATCTTTAGACTGGCCGACAGCTTCCAAGTAAGCCTTTCTGAACAAGAGGGATTCTTTGCTCGTGCGGTAGTCCTGGCAATTTACTGGCTAGTGTTCAATGCGCTTGCTCTCACTCTTTCTGAGGAAAAAACAAGCAGTCGCAAGCACCTAGTCGGTGGCATCCTTATCAACAATGCATCCTTTACCAACTGGTCAATGGAAAACATGGAGACAAAGTATGCCGACTTGCGTTATTTGTACTTGTTCTTCTCCGGACTGCTTCTTACCGGATGGGCGTCTCTTTCAAGATCCAGAAATCTTTTGACGACAAGCCGAGTGCATATGCTCTCAGCTCTTGCCCTGATAACCGCTGCTCTAACAATGAAACTAAGCGGCGAATGGGCAAGCATTGTTTGGGCTGCTGAAATTCCTATCGTAGTAGCTATCGGTCTGAAAAACAATTTCCGCAGCTTCCGCTGGTTTGCCATGATTTTGTCCGTCGCTATCTTATTGCGATTTCTTTCCGTTGATTTGGACAACCAGACAAGTCTGGTGCTTGGTCCCTGGAATATCCCATGGACTCAATTCATTGGTTATTTCATCGCGCTTTGTCTGACAATAGCCGGCTGTTATTACAAAATGCCTTTGTTCTATTCGTATCAAGGACGGATAGAACACAAATACACCCACTACGTCTACTTTGCCATTGCTTCAGCAATTGCTTGGGGAATGCCTTTGGATGCAAACGTAAAATCCCTACTGGCGATTGCCTGGGCATATCAGGGATTAGCTTATCTTTTACTCGGTGCATGGCTTAACAGCAAATTCTTGCGCATCATTGCAGCGCTGCTGTACCTCTGGGCATTTTTTGCCGAGATTGGTACTTGTGATCGCAACAGCTGGTGGATTTCTCTTTTAACGATCATGTCATTTTTTGTGGCAAGTTATGTCTACAAGTCCGTGCGACGAGCATCGAAATTGCACGCTTATTACACAGGTGGTGCCGTTGCATTGTTCACCACATTCCTGGCAATTCACATAGACAAGCAATTCGTATCACTGTGCTGGGGACTGGAAGGGCTGGCACTCTTAGCTTTAGGATTCAAATTTACCGACAAGATATATCGTGTATTTGGATTGGCTGTTTTTGGTGCACTCTTATTCAAACTCCTCTTCTTTGATATGGCTAAAGCTGAGTTTATCTATCGCGTTCTGTCATTCATTGCCGCCGGCATAATTATCCTCATCGGCAATTTCGCCTATTGGAAATTCAGCAGCAAAGACACAAGAGAGGGTTCGTGA